One window from the genome of Sandaracinaceae bacterium encodes:
- a CDS encoding DUF1592 domain-containing protein produces the protein MPQIRTSHATALLAALLLAACETSGVIGGAPADDVQPDPPLPPPPFQAADSALLRLTQEQYRNTVTDVFGEHVVVAGGLENDNRVSHSYAVGAAFGGVSARGTEQYEAMAVTVAAQVLSTGPERDALMPCTPSGTTDATCARAFLSEYGQRLWRRALTEEELGPLVAISGTAATTLNDFYDGLEFGMVGLLTSPNFIYRVELGEPNPAAGSSEEEAALRFSSMEMASRLSYFLWNSTPDDTLLAAAEAGELVDDAALEAQVRRMVEDPRAREGVRAFFTELFELDRLSKLVKDPEVFVHIDGDVGPSAREETLLTLENNIFEEEGDYRQVFTTRTTFLNRKMASIYSVPTPTRDGFGPYTFPDDAPRAGILTQASFLALHSHATATSATARGKFIRVNILCGEIPPPPADVDTSIPEPSVTATTLRERLAEHRENPVCASCHSVMDPIGLGFENFDALGRFRRLEAGAIIDASSDLDGVPFADAVALGSLIANHPDVPLCLARNVYKYATGHVPEEGEQIQIEELTEAFAASGYRVKELLVAVALSEGFRTSRGQRVAVVMEVN, from the coding sequence ATGCCCCAGATCAGAACTTCCCATGCCACTGCGCTGCTGGCTGCGCTGTTGCTCGCCGCGTGCGAGACGAGCGGCGTCATCGGTGGCGCGCCCGCCGACGACGTGCAGCCCGACCCGCCGCTGCCCCCGCCCCCGTTCCAGGCGGCGGACTCGGCGCTGCTGCGCCTCACGCAGGAGCAGTACCGCAACACCGTGACCGACGTGTTCGGCGAGCACGTGGTGGTCGCCGGTGGCCTCGAGAACGACAACCGCGTGAGCCACTCGTACGCCGTGGGCGCGGCGTTCGGCGGCGTGTCTGCGCGTGGCACCGAGCAGTACGAGGCCATGGCCGTCACGGTGGCTGCCCAGGTGCTCTCCACCGGGCCCGAGCGCGACGCGCTGATGCCGTGCACGCCCTCCGGCACGACCGACGCCACCTGCGCGCGCGCCTTTCTATCCGAGTATGGGCAGCGGCTGTGGCGCCGGGCGCTGACCGAAGAGGAGCTGGGGCCGTTGGTCGCCATCTCCGGCACGGCCGCCACCACCCTGAACGACTTCTACGACGGCCTCGAGTTCGGCATGGTGGGGCTGCTGACCTCGCCCAACTTCATCTACCGCGTGGAGCTGGGTGAGCCCAACCCCGCCGCGGGCAGCAGCGAGGAAGAGGCCGCGCTGCGCTTCTCCAGCATGGAGATGGCCTCACGCCTCAGCTACTTCTTGTGGAACTCCACGCCCGACGACACGCTGCTGGCCGCCGCCGAGGCGGGTGAGCTGGTGGACGACGCGGCCCTCGAAGCGCAGGTGCGCCGCATGGTGGAAGACCCGCGGGCTCGTGAGGGGGTGCGCGCGTTCTTCACCGAGCTCTTCGAGCTGGACCGCCTCAGCAAGCTGGTGAAGGACCCCGAGGTGTTCGTGCACATCGACGGCGACGTCGGGCCGAGCGCGCGCGAGGAGACCCTGCTCACCCTCGAGAACAACATCTTCGAAGAAGAGGGCGACTACCGTCAGGTGTTCACCACGCGCACCACCTTCCTCAACCGCAAGATGGCGTCCATCTACAGCGTGCCCACGCCCACGCGTGACGGCTTCGGGCCCTACACCTTCCCGGACGACGCTCCGCGTGCCGGCATCCTGACGCAGGCATCGTTCTTGGCGTTGCACAGCCACGCCACGGCCACCTCGGCCACCGCGCGCGGCAAGTTCATTCGCGTGAACATCCTGTGTGGCGAGATCCCGCCCCCGCCCGCCGACGTGGATACCTCCATTCCAGAGCCGTCGGTCACCGCCACCACGCTGCGCGAGCGCTTGGCGGAACACCGCGAGAACCCCGTGTGCGCCAGCTGTCACTCGGTCATGGACCCCATCGGCCTCGGCTTCGAGAACTTCGACGCGCTGGGCCGCTTCCGGCGGCTCGAGGCCGGCGCCATCATCGACGCCAGCAGCGACCTGGACGGCGTTCCCTTCGCAGACGCCGTGGCGCTGGGCTCGCTCATCGCCAATCACCCCGACGTGCCGCTCTGCCTGGCACGCAACGTCTACAAGTATGCGACCGGACACGTCCCCGAAGAGGGCGAGCAGATCCAGATCGAGGAGCTGACCGAGGCCTTCGCGGCGTCGGGCTACCGCGTGAAGGAGCTGCTGGTGGCCGTCGCTCTCAGCGAGGGCTTCCGCACCTCGCGCGGCCAGCGTGTGGCCGTGGTCATGGAGGTGAACTGA
- a CDS encoding DUF1552 domain-containing protein, which produces MAFFRPKQLLDRRTVLKGLLGGAAVGVSLPLLDVFLNTNGTALADGSALPRRFGWWIWGNGVIPERWFPTEVGAGFAMSPELQPFADAGLAGEISIVSGMKVFGENLEAHFAGPAGLLSGHPLATNGQTTFGSPTVDVRIREAIGGSTRFRSIEAGVQRGVRSFSVNGPNNDNPVESNPMALFTRIFGEGFTLPGEEPIIDPRWALRRSVLSAVQGDITRLESRLGSHDKARLDQHFTNVRELELQLLRLEDDPPDLAACEVAPSPLMDYPDVNGREQMFAKHRAVADILTYALACDQTRVFSVMFSGPVSNIWFPNTTMEHHNLTHNEPGNQPQVDGILTSIMDQLAYFVGKLASVQEGDARLLDNLVCMGTTDCARGRDHSIENYPILLAGSACNRLKMGVHHKGNGENTSQVILSLIRAMGINAAEFGIGPARATDSLSAIEV; this is translated from the coding sequence ATGGCTTTCTTTCGACCCAAGCAGCTGCTCGACCGGCGCACCGTCCTGAAGGGACTGCTCGGCGGGGCCGCCGTGGGCGTCAGCCTGCCGCTGCTCGACGTCTTCCTGAACACCAACGGCACCGCGCTCGCGGACGGCAGTGCGCTCCCGCGGCGCTTTGGTTGGTGGATCTGGGGTAACGGCGTCATCCCCGAGCGTTGGTTCCCCACCGAGGTGGGCGCCGGCTTCGCCATGAGCCCCGAGCTGCAGCCCTTCGCGGACGCCGGGCTCGCCGGCGAGATCAGCATCGTGTCCGGCATGAAGGTCTTCGGTGAGAACCTCGAAGCGCACTTCGCCGGGCCCGCCGGCTTGCTGTCCGGCCACCCGCTCGCCACCAACGGGCAGACCACGTTCGGTTCGCCCACCGTGGACGTGCGCATCCGTGAGGCCATCGGCGGCTCCACCCGCTTCCGCTCCATCGAAGCGGGTGTGCAGCGCGGTGTGCGGTCGTTCAGCGTCAACGGACCCAACAACGACAACCCGGTGGAGTCCAACCCGATGGCGCTGTTCACGCGCATCTTCGGCGAGGGCTTCACGCTGCCGGGCGAGGAGCCCATCATCGATCCGCGCTGGGCGCTGCGCCGCAGCGTCCTCTCGGCGGTGCAGGGCGACATCACGCGCCTCGAGTCACGTCTCGGCTCGCACGACAAGGCGCGCCTCGACCAGCACTTCACCAACGTGCGCGAGCTGGAGCTGCAGCTCCTGCGGCTCGAGGACGACCCGCCGGACCTCGCCGCGTGCGAGGTGGCTCCGTCGCCGCTCATGGACTACCCGGACGTCAACGGGCGCGAGCAAATGTTCGCGAAGCACCGCGCCGTGGCGGACATCCTGACCTACGCGCTGGCCTGCGATCAGACCCGCGTGTTCAGCGTGATGTTCTCGGGCCCGGTGTCCAACATCTGGTTCCCCAACACCACGATGGAGCACCACAACCTCACGCACAACGAGCCCGGCAACCAGCCGCAGGTGGACGGCATCCTCACCAGCATCATGGACCAGCTCGCGTACTTCGTGGGCAAGCTGGCCAGCGTGCAGGAGGGCGACGCGCGCCTGCTGGACAACCTGGTGTGCATGGGCACCACCGACTGCGCCCGTGGCCGCGACCACAGCATCGAGAACTACCCCATCCTGCTCGCCGGCAGTGCGTGCAATCGCCTCAAGATGGGCGTCCATCACAAGGGCAACGGCGAGAACACGAGCCAGGTCATCCTCTCGCTCATCCGCGCCATGGGCATCAACGCGGCGGAGTTCGGCATCGGCCCGGCGCGCGCCACCGACAGCCTCTCGGCCATCGAGGTCTGA
- a CDS encoding AbrB/MazE/SpoVT family DNA-binding domain-containing protein — translation MPPDEKPERPATAAVQFALLTKGDRVVLVRVPALEDLVGMAEGAKHEGYRDREDRY, via the coding sequence ATGCCTCCGGATGAGAAGCCCGAAAGACCCGCGACAGCAGCGGTGCAGTTCGCCCTGTTGACGAAGGGCGACCGAGTGGTGCTGGTCCGCGTGCCGGCGCTCGAGGATCTCGTTGGCATGGCGGAGGGCGCGAAGCACGAGGGATATCGCGACCGCGAGGACCGCTACTGA
- a CDS encoding UvrD-helicase domain-containing protein — MIDLEGMNPPQREAVLHTEGPLVVFAGAGSGKTRVITHRVAHLIVDQNVFPSRILAVTFTNKAAGEMRARLGKLVPGGVGGMWVGTFHAICARLLRRYADAIGIKKDFTIYDDQDQQAMIKRVLKDLDLDAKEHPPKQLANRINREKQEMHGPEEPRSSMYQDRILTDVYEAYEVALRRASALDFGDLIYQTVRALERNAELRQEVAGKFRYTMVDEFQDTNHAQLRLVDALVSVHGNICVVGDDDQGIYRWRGADRRNILDFKRRYPDARVIKLEQNYRSTQRILRAAHDIISRNEDREPKQLFTENEEGNLLRLYTCADASDEANTLTYDLLERLRDGDLDLEDMAVLYRTHAQSRALEEALRAVNLGYRIIGGVRFYDRAEVKDLLAYLRVLHNPEDDVSVLRVLNVPARGIGKTSEDRILNLASQHGEGVYGALRRIAADPALLGRAAGKRVAEFVVLIEALRTAHKGGAGLYDLASQTLDRSGYIASLREQDTAEAEARVENLGELLTSVANFEREAEEATLAAFLERVALETQADEHGSESKLTLMTVHAAKGLEFPVVYVTGLEEGLFPRVDQVYGADAEELEEERRLAYVAFTRAEEQLVLFHAASRMTFGRTETAMPSRFLGDLHGDDVQRSFGLAGHGGFSHSASGGYGASRGGYGGGAARGGFGGGASRGGAGGFGGAARGPGGFAGGAARAAGGSGAGAPARGPALGFQRSSPAPRGSHDDHDPVSHAHGEDPHDDPYASFRSHRAKSSAASNESYLDTSEGVDLDPSEALRPGARVIHPKFGIGRVRTVEGSQHDPAVTVYFEADGVTKKLKASFLRPA; from the coding sequence GTGATCGACCTCGAGGGCATGAACCCGCCGCAGCGCGAGGCCGTGCTCCACACCGAGGGCCCGCTGGTGGTCTTCGCGGGCGCGGGCAGCGGCAAGACGCGCGTGATCACGCACCGCGTGGCGCACCTGATCGTGGACCAGAACGTGTTCCCGTCGCGCATCCTCGCGGTGACCTTCACCAACAAGGCGGCCGGCGAGATGCGGGCCCGGCTCGGGAAGCTGGTGCCGGGCGGCGTGGGCGGCATGTGGGTGGGCACCTTCCACGCCATCTGCGCGCGGCTCTTGCGGCGCTACGCCGACGCCATCGGCATCAAGAAGGACTTCACCATCTACGACGACCAGGACCAGCAAGCGATGATCAAGCGCGTGCTGAAGGACCTGGATCTCGACGCGAAAGAGCACCCGCCGAAGCAGCTGGCCAACCGCATCAACCGCGAGAAGCAGGAGATGCACGGGCCGGAGGAGCCGCGCAGCTCCATGTACCAGGACCGCATCCTGACCGACGTGTACGAGGCCTACGAGGTAGCCCTGCGGCGCGCATCGGCGCTCGACTTCGGCGACCTCATCTACCAGACGGTGCGCGCCCTCGAGCGCAACGCCGAGCTTCGCCAGGAGGTGGCGGGCAAGTTCCGCTACACCATGGTGGACGAGTTCCAGGACACCAACCACGCGCAGCTGCGGCTGGTGGACGCGCTGGTGTCGGTGCACGGCAACATCTGCGTGGTGGGTGACGACGACCAGGGCATCTACCGCTGGCGAGGCGCCGACCGCCGCAACATCCTCGACTTCAAGCGGCGCTACCCGGACGCGCGCGTCATCAAGCTGGAGCAGAACTACCGCTCCACGCAGCGCATCCTGCGGGCCGCGCACGACATCATCTCGCGCAACGAGGACCGCGAGCCGAAGCAGCTGTTCACGGAGAACGAAGAGGGCAACCTGCTGCGCCTCTACACCTGCGCGGACGCCAGCGACGAAGCCAACACGCTCACCTACGACCTGCTCGAGCGCCTGCGCGACGGCGACCTCGACCTCGAGGACATGGCCGTGCTGTACCGCACGCACGCGCAGTCGCGCGCCCTGGAAGAGGCGCTGCGCGCCGTGAACCTGGGGTACCGCATCATCGGAGGCGTGCGCTTCTACGACCGCGCCGAGGTGAAGGACCTGCTGGCGTACCTGCGCGTGCTGCACAACCCGGAAGATGACGTGAGCGTGCTGCGCGTGCTCAACGTGCCGGCGCGCGGCATCGGCAAGACCAGCGAGGACCGCATCCTGAACCTGGCCTCGCAGCACGGTGAGGGGGTGTACGGCGCGCTGCGTCGCATCGCCGCGGACCCGGCGCTGTTGGGGCGCGCGGCGGGGAAGCGGGTGGCGGAGTTCGTGGTGCTCATCGAGGCGCTGCGCACGGCGCACAAGGGCGGCGCGGGGCTGTACGACCTCGCCAGCCAGACGCTGGACCGCTCGGGCTACATCGCGTCGCTGCGCGAGCAGGACACCGCCGAGGCCGAGGCGCGCGTGGAGAACCTGGGCGAGCTCTTGACCAGCGTGGCCAACTTCGAGCGCGAAGCCGAGGAAGCCACTCTGGCGGCGTTCTTGGAGCGCGTGGCGCTCGAGACGCAGGCCGACGAGCACGGCAGCGAGAGCAAGCTCACGCTCATGACGGTGCACGCCGCGAAGGGCCTCGAGTTCCCGGTGGTGTACGTGACGGGCCTCGAAGAGGGGCTCTTCCCCCGCGTGGACCAAGTGTACGGCGCCGACGCGGAGGAGCTCGAGGAGGAGCGCCGCCTGGCCTACGTGGCCTTCACGCGCGCCGAGGAGCAGCTGGTGCTGTTCCACGCCGCGTCGCGCATGACCTTCGGGCGCACCGAGACGGCCATGCCGTCGCGCTTCCTGGGAGACCTGCACGGCGACGACGTGCAGCGCAGCTTCGGCCTGGCCGGCCATGGCGGCTTCAGCCACAGCGCGTCGGGAGGCTACGGTGCGTCACGCGGGGGCTACGGCGGCGGCGCAGCGCGCGGAGGCTTCGGGGGCGGCGCCTCTCGCGGCGGCGCAGGTGGCTTCGGTGGCGCAGCACGCGGCCCGGGTGGCTTTGCTGGCGGCGCAGCGCGCGCTGCGGGCGGCTCAGGCGCAGGGGCACCCGCGCGCGGCCCGGCCCTCGGTTTCCAGCGCTCGAGCCCCGCCCCTCGCGGCAGCCACGACGACCACGACCCCGTGAGCCACGCCCACGGCGAAGACCCCCACGACGACCCCTACGCCAGCTTCCGCAGCCACCGCGCCAAGAGCAGCGCCGCCAGCAACGAGAGCTACCTGGACACCAGCGAGGGCGTGGACCTCGACCCGAGCGAAGCCCTCCGCCCCGGCGCGCGCGTCATCCACCCCAAGTTCGGCATCGGCCGCGTGCGCACCGTGGAGGGCAGCCAGCACGACCCGGCCGTCACCGTGTACTTCGAGGCGGACGGCGTGACGAAGAAGCTGAAGGCGAGCTTTCTGCGCCCGGCTTGA
- a CDS encoding NAD(P)-binding domain-containing protein — MSPTLILLMLVAVSLLITWWWSYRERQLTHDGRAQLEVLSELGDVVPPSLHPVVDPLRCIGSGSCVQACPEKQILRVVNRRAELINPLACVGHGACAAACPTNAIQLVFGTAKRGLELPAIDAHFETNQEGVFIIGELGGMGLIRNAVEQGRQAAAHIVAGGKRGAGEVLDAVVVGAGPAGLSAALALHEAGLRYAWLEREEELGGTILQYPRAKVVMTGAMELALYGTVKKRTMHKEELLTLWHAIAEKTGVRPTGGVLVTGVEVTPFDVRVRSADREWRAANVLLALGRSGAPQKLGVPGEQAPHVSYRLHEADAFAGKHVVVVGGGNSAVESALMLANAGGCASVAISYRKERFLRARGDNRQAIERAIEQGRVTAHAPSQVLAIHAGTLDLTVDGPSGRRTKTVPCDALIIQVGGTPPSQLLSSIGIELVTKYGER; from the coding sequence ATGTCCCCCACGTTGATCTTGCTCATGCTCGTGGCGGTCTCGCTCCTGATCACGTGGTGGTGGAGCTACCGGGAGCGCCAGCTCACGCACGACGGACGCGCGCAGCTAGAGGTGTTGAGCGAGCTGGGTGACGTGGTGCCGCCCAGCCTGCACCCGGTGGTGGACCCGCTTCGGTGCATCGGCTCGGGCTCGTGCGTGCAGGCTTGCCCGGAGAAGCAGATCCTGCGGGTGGTCAACCGGCGCGCGGAGCTGATCAACCCGCTGGCGTGCGTGGGTCACGGGGCCTGCGCGGCGGCGTGCCCCACCAACGCCATCCAGCTGGTGTTCGGGACGGCCAAGCGCGGCCTCGAGCTGCCCGCCATCGACGCGCACTTCGAGACCAACCAAGAGGGCGTCTTCATCATCGGCGAGCTGGGCGGCATGGGGCTCATTCGCAACGCCGTGGAGCAGGGGCGGCAGGCGGCGGCGCACATCGTGGCCGGCGGTAAGCGTGGCGCGGGGGAGGTGCTGGACGCCGTGGTGGTGGGCGCGGGCCCCGCGGGGCTGAGCGCGGCGCTCGCGCTCCACGAAGCAGGACTGCGCTATGCGTGGCTCGAGCGCGAGGAGGAGCTGGGCGGCACCATCTTGCAGTACCCGCGCGCCAAGGTGGTCATGACCGGGGCCATGGAGCTGGCGCTGTACGGCACGGTCAAGAAGCGCACCATGCACAAGGAGGAGCTGCTGACGCTCTGGCACGCCATCGCGGAGAAGACCGGGGTGCGCCCCACGGGCGGCGTGCTGGTCACGGGCGTGGAGGTCACCCCGTTCGACGTGCGCGTGCGCTCGGCTGACCGCGAGTGGCGCGCCGCGAACGTGCTGCTGGCGCTGGGGCGCAGCGGGGCTCCGCAGAAGCTGGGCGTCCCGGGCGAACAGGCCCCGCACGTGTCGTACCGGCTGCACGAAGCGGACGCCTTCGCGGGCAAGCACGTGGTGGTGGTGGGGGGCGGCAACTCGGCGGTCGAGTCCGCGCTCATGCTGGCCAACGCCGGCGGCTGCGCATCGGTGGCCATCTCGTACCGCAAGGAGCGCTTCTTGCGGGCGCGCGGCGACAACCGCCAGGCCATCGAGCGCGCCATCGAGCAGGGTCGCGTGACGGCCCACGCGCCGTCGCAAGTGCTCGCCATCCACGCGGGCACGCTCGACCTCACGGTGGATGGGCCTTCCGGGCGGCGCACGAAGACCGTGCCGTGCGACGCGCTGATCATCCAGGTGGGGGGCACGCCCCCGTCGCAGCTGCTCTCGAGCATTGGGATCGAGCTCGTGACCAAGTACGGGGAGCGCTAG
- a CDS encoding Uma2 family endonuclease, which translates to MTDPARRFATYEDVLDAPENKVAEVLAGSLYVHPRPAMPHAAAATGLAEELGPPFKRGKGGPGGWFIVAEPELHLGGDILVPDLGGWRLTTVSHFSNEAYVETRPDWVCEVLSPSTEKVDRTLKLPIYAREGVGHAWLVNPLLHTLEVLRLEHGRWVTLATHHDDQRVRAEPFDAIELDLSVLWAGIQL; encoded by the coding sequence ATGACCGACCCTGCTCGCCGCTTTGCCACCTACGAGGACGTTCTAGACGCGCCCGAGAACAAGGTGGCTGAGGTGCTCGCCGGTTCGCTGTACGTCCACCCACGGCCTGCCATGCCGCACGCCGCAGCGGCGACTGGGCTCGCGGAGGAGCTGGGCCCGCCGTTCAAGCGTGGCAAGGGCGGCCCCGGCGGCTGGTTCATCGTGGCCGAGCCGGAGCTGCACCTGGGCGGCGACATCCTCGTTCCTGACCTCGGGGGCTGGCGCCTCACCACGGTGAGCCACTTCAGCAACGAGGCCTACGTCGAGACTCGTCCCGATTGGGTCTGCGAGGTGCTCTCACCCTCCACCGAAAAGGTGGACCGCACGCTCAAGCTGCCCATCTACGCGCGTGAAGGCGTGGGCCACGCTTGGCTGGTGAATCCCCTGCTGCACACGCTGGAGGTGCTGCGCCTCGAGCACGGGCGCTGGGTCACGCTCGCCACTCACCACGACGACCAACGGGTGCGCGCCGAGCCGTTCGACGCGATCGAGCTGGACCTCTCTGTGCTCTGGGCCGGCATCCAGCTGTGA
- a CDS encoding DUF547 domain-containing protein, protein MLSTTRRTLVCLSLVLSACGGGNGGATSAEGSEGSAPVATRTTPAEPEGEAALTPPTVDPEPAPNAAMPAPTSFDVTAWAGLLSTYATEDGGFRYAALLANAGDQATLRQVVEAVANASPVAYPERSAQLAFYINAYNILTVSAVVERFPIDSVMSVPGFFDTITHTVAGNPRTLNALENDIIRAQFSEPRIHFAVNCASVGCPWLDRTPFTAENLDASLTRLTRQFVGQSTSVDSRRRRVVVSQIFEWFAGDFQAAGGVRAFLVAHTEHEATRVQVADERMRIAYTPYDWALNARP, encoded by the coding sequence ATGCTCTCCACCACGCGGCGTACCCTGGTCTGTTTGTCTCTGGTCCTCAGCGCTTGCGGCGGAGGCAACGGAGGCGCCACCAGCGCCGAGGGCAGCGAGGGCAGCGCGCCCGTGGCCACGCGCACCACGCCGGCGGAGCCCGAGGGCGAGGCCGCGCTCACGCCGCCCACAGTAGATCCCGAGCCGGCGCCCAACGCCGCGATGCCGGCGCCCACGTCGTTCGACGTGACGGCCTGGGCCGGGCTGCTGAGCACCTATGCCACCGAGGACGGCGGCTTCCGGTATGCCGCGCTGCTGGCCAACGCGGGCGACCAGGCCACGCTGCGGCAAGTGGTGGAGGCCGTGGCCAACGCCAGCCCCGTGGCCTACCCCGAGCGCAGCGCGCAGCTGGCGTTCTACATCAACGCCTACAACATCCTGACCGTGAGCGCGGTGGTGGAGCGCTTCCCCATCGACAGCGTGATGAGCGTGCCCGGCTTCTTCGACACCATCACGCACACCGTGGCCGGCAACCCGCGCACGCTGAACGCGCTCGAGAACGACATCATCCGCGCGCAGTTCAGCGAGCCGCGCATCCACTTCGCCGTGAACTGCGCCAGCGTGGGCTGCCCTTGGCTGGACCGCACGCCCTTCACCGCCGAGAACCTGGACGCCTCGCTGACCCGCCTCACGCGGCAGTTCGTGGGCCAGTCCACCAGCGTCGACAGCCGGCGCCGGCGCGTGGTGGTCAGCCAGATCTTCGAGTGGTTCGCGGGCGACTTCCAGGCCGCGGGCGGCGTGCGCGCGTTCTTGGTGGCGCACACGGAGCACGAGGCCACGCGGGTGCAGGTGGCGGACGAGCGCATGCGGATCGCGTACACGCCGTATGACTGGGCGTTGAACGCGCGGCCGTGA
- a CDS encoding TetR/AcrR family transcriptional regulator → MAATKKPRGPGRPRTGQAPAIDTDECLRVALREFADTGFEAASVREIARRLGVTHALLRHHFGSKQELWEATVDWSFGSMNRELTARLEHVLRSGDLRLGLRSLIVEYVKLSATFSDNLSIVTREGALGGPRMDYIVERHVRVFVQVARSMVQQAQGQGQLRDVPWQAIFFLVFSGGPAVFAMSAFNSALDDTQPSPADDVERYANAIATIVLDGLLRTPPLPGQSA, encoded by the coding sequence ATGGCCGCCACCAAGAAACCCCGAGGCCCCGGTCGCCCGCGCACCGGGCAGGCCCCTGCCATCGACACCGACGAGTGCCTGCGGGTGGCCCTGCGCGAGTTCGCGGACACCGGCTTCGAGGCGGCTAGCGTGCGGGAGATCGCGCGGCGCCTGGGGGTGACACACGCGCTCCTGCGGCACCACTTCGGGTCCAAGCAGGAGCTGTGGGAGGCCACCGTGGACTGGAGCTTCGGCTCCATGAACCGCGAGCTCACGGCGCGGCTCGAGCACGTGCTGCGCTCGGGGGACCTGCGCCTCGGGCTGCGCAGCCTGATCGTGGAGTACGTGAAGCTGTCCGCCACGTTCTCGGACAACCTCAGCATCGTCACGCGCGAAGGGGCGCTCGGTGGCCCGCGCATGGACTACATCGTGGAGCGCCACGTGCGCGTGTTCGTGCAGGTGGCGCGCAGCATGGTGCAGCAGGCCCAGGGGCAGGGGCAGCTGCGCGACGTCCCATGGCAGGCCATCTTCTTCTTGGTGTTCAGCGGAGGGCCGGCGGTGTTCGCCATGAGCGCCTTCAACAGCGCGCTCGACGACACGCAGCCCTCACCCGCCGATGACGTGGAGCGTTACGCAAACGCCATCGCCACCATCGTGCTGGACGGCCTGTTGCGCACGCCGCCCCTGCCCGGTCAGAGCGCGTAG
- a CDS encoding amidohydrolase family protein, translated as MGTPVALEGPFGGCGTTPAARADIAARWRDGLLRLASLPHVHVKLSGMLMPVVGFGFHQRAEPPAASELFERLGPHVRFVLDAFGPERCMFGSNFPMDAVSAPYGAIVGMLERTMQDAGLSPTARQAVLATTARRFYAL; from the coding sequence ATGGGCACGCCCGTGGCGCTCGAGGGGCCCTTTGGGGGCTGCGGCACCACGCCGGCCGCGCGGGCGGACATTGCCGCGCGCTGGCGCGACGGACTCTTGCGCCTGGCCAGCCTGCCTCACGTGCACGTGAAGCTGAGCGGCATGCTCATGCCCGTGGTGGGCTTTGGGTTTCACCAGCGAGCCGAGCCGCCGGCGGCGAGCGAGCTGTTCGAGCGGCTGGGCCCGCACGTGCGCTTTGTGCTGGACGCGTTTGGCCCCGAGCGCTGCATGTTTGGCAGCAACTTCCCCATGGACGCGGTGTCCGCGCCCTACGGCGCGATTGTGGGCATGCTGGAGCGCACCATGCAGGACGCGGGGCTCAGCCCCACCGCGCGGCAGGCGGTGCTGGCCACCACGGCGCGCCGCTTCTACGCGCTCTGA
- a CDS encoding phosphotransferase family protein: MSDRKPAGESKPEYDDVDPTRLAEWMGDHLGLDVTAHDLTLVRFRGGHSNRTYGVTSPAGRWVLRLPPTGAVAKGAHDVSRECRVLEAVAPEFPLAPRVVATEDDPAVLGAPFYLMEHIEGTILRKDFPADMKPTEDTRREYASALIRALALLHQTATDSPALRAIGNPVGYTERQLSGWAKRFDDSATRPLPKATQALAWLTAHLPREDADCVIHNDWKFDNVVFEGASTRLIGVLDWELATRGHPLMDLGTVLAAWVEVSDPVPVQLMRLGPTNLPGMPTRAELAALYGTLSGHDTAAWRAFHVFGLVKLGVVAQQLYARFLRGETRDPRFAALEYAIPALFDFCEKHIHLAETA; the protein is encoded by the coding sequence GTGAGCGACCGGAAGCCCGCGGGCGAGAGCAAGCCCGAGTACGACGACGTGGACCCGACGCGCCTTGCCGAGTGGATGGGTGACCACCTAGGGCTGGACGTCACGGCCCATGACCTCACGCTCGTGCGCTTTCGTGGCGGACACTCGAACCGCACCTACGGCGTGACGTCTCCGGCGGGCCGCTGGGTGCTGCGCCTCCCGCCCACAGGCGCCGTGGCCAAGGGCGCGCACGACGTCTCGCGCGAGTGCCGCGTGCTGGAAGCTGTGGCCCCCGAGTTTCCGCTGGCCCCGCGCGTGGTGGCCACCGAGGACGACCCGGCGGTGCTGGGCGCGCCGTTCTATCTCATGGAGCACATCGAGGGGACCATCCTCCGCAAGGACTTCCCGGCGGACATGAAGCCCACGGAGGACACGCGTCGGGAATATGCGAGCGCCCTGATCCGAGCCCTGGCGTTGCTGCACCAGACGGCCACCGACAGCCCCGCGCTGCGCGCCATCGGCAACCCGGTGGGCTACACGGAGCGGCAGCTGAGCGGCTGGGCCAAGCGCTTCGACGACAGCGCCACGCGCCCGCTGCCGAAGGCCACGCAGGCGCTCGCGTGGCTCACCGCGCACCTGCCGCGCGAGGACGCGGACTGCGTGATCCACAACGACTGGAAGTTCGACAACGTGGTGTTCGAGGGCGCGTCCACGCGGCTGATTGGCGTGCTGGACTGGGAGCTGGCCACGCGCGGCCACCCGCTGATGGACCTGGGCACGGTGCTGGCGGCCTGGGTGGAGGTGAGCGACCCTGTGCCCGTGCAGCTCATGCGCCTCGGCCCCACCAACCTGCCCGGCATGCCCACGCGCGCCGAGCTGGCCGCGCTGTACGGCACGCTCTCGGGCCACGACACAGCAGCGTGGCGGGCGTTCCACGTGTTCGGGCTGGTGAAGCTGGGCGTGGTGGCGCAGCAGCTGTATGCGCGCTTCCTGCGGGGCGAGACACGCGACCCGCGCTTTGCCGCGCTCGAGTACGCCATCCCGGCGCTGTTCGACTTCTGCGAGAAGCACATTCACCTAGCCGAGACCGCATGA